A genome region from Bacteroides stercoris ATCC 43183 includes the following:
- a CDS encoding carbon starvation protein A, which yields MITFTLCLLALVAGYFIYGRFIEHVFGPDDRKTPAITKADGVDYIPLPTWKIFMIQFLNIAGLGPIFGAIMGAKFGSASYLWIVFGSIFAGAVHDYFAGMLSLRNGGESLPEIIGRYLGVTTKQVMRGFTVVLMILVGAVFVAGPAGLLASLTPETLDTVFWIVVVFIYYILATLLPVDKIIGKIYPLFAIALLFMAVGILVMLYVKHPVLPEVWDGLQNTHPNASALPVFPIMFVSIACGAISGFHATQSPLMARCMMSERHGRPIFYGAMITEGIVALIWAAAATCFFHENGMAETNAAVIVDAITKDWLGTIGGVLAILGVIAAPITSGDTAFRSARLIVADFLGMEQKTMRRRLYICIPMFLAAIGLLLYSLRDKDGFDMIWRYFAWANQTLSVFTLWAVTVYLVRARKLYFLTLIPALFMTCVCTTYICIAPEGFGLSHPASYGIGAAGVAIALVWFVLWKKRQTD from the coding sequence ACGGACGCTTTATAGAACACGTATTCGGACCGGACGACCGCAAGACTCCTGCTATTACCAAAGCCGACGGGGTGGACTATATCCCGCTGCCTACGTGGAAAATCTTTATGATACAGTTCCTGAATATCGCAGGCCTGGGACCTATCTTCGGTGCAATCATGGGAGCGAAATTCGGTTCGGCATCCTATCTGTGGATAGTGTTCGGAAGTATTTTTGCCGGAGCGGTGCACGACTATTTTGCAGGAATGCTTTCGTTGCGCAACGGGGGCGAGAGCCTGCCGGAGATTATAGGCCGTTATCTGGGCGTGACTACCAAGCAGGTGATGCGCGGATTTACCGTTGTCCTGATGATACTTGTGGGAGCCGTGTTTGTGGCAGGCCCTGCCGGACTGCTTGCCAGCCTGACGCCGGAAACGCTGGACACTGTTTTCTGGATTGTGGTGGTCTTTATCTATTATATACTTGCCACCTTGCTGCCGGTGGATAAGATTATCGGCAAGATATATCCGCTGTTTGCCATTGCGCTGCTGTTTATGGCGGTGGGCATTTTGGTTATGCTCTACGTGAAGCATCCGGTATTGCCGGAAGTATGGGACGGATTGCAGAATACCCATCCCAACGCTTCGGCGCTGCCTGTATTTCCCATTATGTTTGTCAGCATCGCGTGCGGGGCTATCAGCGGTTTTCATGCCACGCAAAGCCCCTTGATGGCACGCTGCATGATGAGCGAGCGCCATGGACGTCCTATATTCTACGGAGCCATGATTACCGAAGGCATCGTGGCCCTTATCTGGGCTGCCGCCGCTACTTGCTTCTTCCATGAAAACGGAATGGCGGAGACGAATGCCGCCGTCATTGTGGATGCCATTACGAAAGACTGGCTGGGAACAATCGGAGGCGTACTGGCTATACTGGGTGTGATTGCAGCCCCCATTACCAGCGGCGATACCGCTTTCCGTTCGGCACGGCTTATCGTTGCAGATTTCCTGGGGATGGAACAAAAAACGATGCGCCGCCGTTTATATATCTGCATACCGATGTTTTTGGCTGCTATCGGACTGTTGCTGTACAGCCTGCGCGATAAGGACGGTTTCGATATGATATGGCGTTACTTTGCATGGGCCAATCAGACCTTGTCCGTCTTTACCCTATGGGCTGTCACAGTGTATCTGGTGCGTGCGAGGAAGTTGTATTTCCTGACGTTGATACCTGCCCTTTTCATGACCTGCGTCTGTACAACGTATATCTGTATAGCGCCCGAAGGTTTCGGCCTGTCGCATCCGGCATCCTACGGCATAGGAGCAGCCGGTGTGGCGATAGCTCTAGTATGGTTCGTGCTATGGAAGAAAAGACAAACAGACTAA
- the uvrA gene encoding excinuclease ABC subunit UvrA translates to MAKNTSIIIKGARVNNLKNIDVEIPRNKLVVITGLSGSGKSSLAFDTLYAEGQRRYVESLSSYARQFLGRMSKPECDFIKGIPPAIAIEQKVSSRNPRSTVGTSTEIYEYLRLLYARVGRTFSPVSGQEVKKHSTEDIVNCMLRQPEGTRYTVLTPILLREGRTLQQQLEIDLKQGFNRLEVNGEMVRIDEYQPKDGDTVFLLVDRMTVSGEKDAVSRLTDSAETAMYEGDGACLLRFYQPDGTTSLYRFSTKFEADGITFEEPNDQMFSFNSPIGACPECEGFGRVVGIDEHLVIPNRSLSVYDGAVVCWRGEKMGEWKDMVIRGAEKAGFPIFTPYYQLTNEQRRMLWDGTRYFEGINAFFKMLQENQYKIQYRVMLARYRGKTLCPKCHGTRLKPEAGYVRVGGRSISELVDLPITELKVFFDNLKLDKHDADIARRILIEINNRIRFLLDVGLGYLTLNRLSNSLSGGESQRINLATSLGSSLVGSLYILDEPSIGLHSRDTDKLIHVLRQLQQLGNTVVVVEHDEEIIRAADYIIDIGPKAGRLGGEVVYQGDMKDLQKDSNSYTVRYLLGEETIPVPESRRPWNQYIEITGARENNLKGVDVRFPLNVMTVVTGVSGSGKSTLVRDIFFRALKRELDECTDRPGEFASISGDLRNLRNVEFVDQNPIGKSSRSNPVTYIKAYDEIRKLWAEQPLAKQMGYTAGHFSFNSEGGRCEECKGEGTITVEMQFMADLVLECESCHGKRFKADTLEVKFHDVNIYDVLEMTVNQAIEFFTAHGQKKIVKRLQPLQDVGLGYIKLGQSSSTLSGGENQRVKLAYYLSMEKADPTLFIFDEPTTGLHFHDIRKLLEAFDALIRRGHSIVIIEHNMDVVKCADHVIDLGPEGGDKGGYIVATGTPEEVAACAASYTGQFLREKLQ, encoded by the coding sequence ATGGCAAAAAATACATCTATCATCATAAAGGGGGCACGCGTCAATAATCTGAAAAATATTGATGTGGAAATTCCCCGCAACAAACTGGTCGTCATAACCGGACTGTCCGGTTCCGGCAAGTCCTCGCTCGCATTCGATACACTCTATGCCGAGGGGCAACGGCGCTATGTGGAAAGCCTCAGCAGTTACGCCCGCCAGTTTTTGGGACGTATGAGTAAGCCCGAATGCGATTTCATCAAGGGTATCCCCCCTGCCATTGCCATTGAGCAGAAAGTAAGCAGCCGCAATCCCCGTTCCACCGTAGGCACTTCTACCGAAATCTACGAATACCTGCGCCTGCTCTATGCCCGTGTGGGACGGACTTTCAGTCCGGTCAGCGGACAGGAGGTAAAGAAACACTCCACCGAGGACATCGTGAACTGCATGCTCCGGCAACCTGAGGGAACACGCTATACCGTGCTCACCCCGATATTGCTCCGCGAAGGACGTACTTTGCAGCAGCAACTGGAAATAGACTTGAAGCAAGGGTTCAACCGACTGGAAGTGAACGGAGAAATGGTGCGCATTGACGAGTATCAGCCTAAAGACGGTGACACCGTATTCCTATTGGTAGACCGCATGACGGTTTCCGGCGAGAAAGATGCCGTCAGCCGCCTCACCGACTCCGCCGAAACCGCCATGTACGAGGGTGACGGAGCCTGCCTGCTGCGTTTCTACCAACCGGACGGCACTACCAGCCTGTACCGTTTCAGTACCAAGTTCGAGGCGGACGGCATCACGTTTGAAGAGCCCAACGACCAGATGTTCTCGTTCAACTCCCCCATCGGCGCATGTCCGGAATGCGAAGGCTTCGGACGTGTCGTGGGCATCGACGAACATCTCGTCATCCCCAACCGCTCCCTTTCCGTATACGACGGCGCCGTGGTGTGCTGGCGCGGCGAGAAAATGGGCGAATGGAAAGACATGGTGATACGCGGTGCGGAGAAAGCCGGATTCCCCATTTTCACTCCCTACTACCAGTTGACAAACGAACAACGCCGCATGCTGTGGGACGGAACCCGCTACTTCGAGGGTATCAATGCTTTCTTTAAAATGTTGCAGGAAAACCAGTACAAGATACAATACCGCGTTATGCTGGCGCGTTATCGCGGCAAAACCCTTTGTCCCAAATGCCACGGTACGAGGCTGAAGCCCGAAGCCGGTTATGTACGGGTGGGCGGACGCAGCATCTCCGAACTGGTAGACCTGCCCATTACCGAACTGAAAGTGTTCTTCGACAACCTGAAGCTGGACAAGCATGATGCCGACATTGCCCGCCGCATCCTTATAGAAATCAACAACCGCATTCGCTTCCTGCTGGATGTAGGCTTGGGATACCTCACCCTGAACCGCCTCAGCAATTCGCTGTCCGGCGGTGAAAGCCAGCGTATCAATCTGGCAACTTCCCTGGGAAGCAGTCTTGTGGGCAGTCTCTACATTCTGGACGAACCGAGCATCGGACTTCACAGCCGCGACACGGACAAGCTGATACACGTCTTGCGCCAACTGCAACAGTTGGGCAATACGGTGGTCGTGGTGGAACATGACGAAGAAATCATCCGGGCCGCCGATTATATCATCGACATCGGTCCCAAGGCCGGACGTCTGGGCGGCGAGGTTGTCTACCAAGGAGACATGAAGGATTTGCAAAAAGACAGCAACAGCTACACCGTGCGTTATCTTCTGGGCGAGGAAACCATTCCCGTGCCCGAAAGCCGTCGCCCGTGGAACCAGTATATTGAAATCACAGGCGCCCGCGAGAACAATCTGAAAGGCGTGGACGTACGCTTTCCGCTCAATGTAATGACCGTAGTCACCGGCGTATCGGGTTCCGGCAAAAGCACACTGGTACGCGATATCTTCTTCCGCGCCCTCAAACGCGAACTGGACGAATGCACCGACCGACCGGGCGAGTTTGCCTCTATCAGCGGAGACCTGCGAAATCTGCGCAACGTAGAGTTTGTAGACCAGAACCCCATCGGCAAGTCCTCGCGTTCCAACCCCGTAACCTACATAAAGGCCTACGACGAAATACGCAAACTTTGGGCAGAGCAACCCCTCGCCAAACAAATGGGCTATACCGCCGGCCATTTCAGCTTCAACAGTGAAGGCGGCCGTTGCGAGGAGTGCAAGGGCGAAGGAACCATCACCGTAGAGATGCAGTTCATGGCGGACCTTGTGCTGGAGTGCGAATCCTGCCACGGCAAACGCTTCAAGGCAGATACGCTGGAAGTGAAATTCCATGATGTCAATATCTACGATGTACTGGAAATGACCGTTAACCAAGCCATTGAATTCTTCACCGCACACGGACAGAAGAAAATCGTGAAACGCCTGCAACCGCTGCAAGATGTGGGGCTGGGATATATCAAACTCGGTCAGTCGTCCTCTACCCTCTCCGGCGGTGAGAACCAGCGCGTAAAACTGGCCTACTACCTCAGTATGGAGAAAGCCGACCCTACGCTATTCATCTTCGACGAGCCTACCACCGGCCTGCACTTCCACGACATCCGCAAACTGCTGGAAGCCTTTGATGCACTGATACGCCGCGGCCATTCCATCGTTATCATCGAGCATAATATGGACGTAGTGAAGTGTGCCGACCATGTTATAGACCTCGGCCCCGAAGGCGGAGACAAAGGCGGCTATATCGTGGCAACCGGTACACCGGAAGAAGTGGCGGCATGTGCGGCAAGCTACACAGGGCAGTTCCTAAGAGAAAAACTACAATAA